One genomic window of Candidatus Methylomirabilis tolerans includes the following:
- a CDS encoding NADH-quinone oxidoreductase subunit B family protein: MLTLARKIWKTPVVTEPLLQPGDDAQIEIIARQVEARARRLLGRSLHIRQVDAGSCNGCELEIGALNNPYYDLERYGMHFVASPRHADCLLVTGPVTRNMADPLKRTYDATPDPKIVVAIGDCAKDCGIFAGGYGVVGPVSAIVPVDVVVGGCPPPPQMILEGILAALERRG, encoded by the coding sequence ATGCTGACACTCGCGAGAAAGATCTGGAAGACACCCGTGGTGACCGAGCCGCTGCTACAACCGGGTGATGACGCACAGATTGAGATCATCGCGCGGCAGGTTGAGGCGCGGGCGCGGCGCCTTCTCGGTCGCTCACTCCATATTCGCCAGGTAGATGCGGGCTCGTGCAACGGGTGTGAATTGGAGATCGGAGCGCTGAATAATCCCTACTATGATCTGGAGCGTTATGGGATGCATTTCGTCGCCTCGCCGCGCCATGCAGATTGTCTGCTGGTCACGGGTCCGGTGACGCGCAATATGGCCGATCCACTCAAGCGCACCTATGACGCGACCCCTGATCCGAAGATCGTGGTCGCCATCGGCGACTGCGCCAAGGATTGCGGGATCTTTGCGGGCGGCTATGGGGTCGTCGGACCCGTGTCGGCGATTGTGCCGGTAGACGTGGTAGTTGGAGGTTGCCCGCCGCCCCCACAGATGATCCTCGAAGGGATCCTGGCGGCGCTCGAGAGGCGCGGATAA
- a CDS encoding metalloregulator ArsR/SmtB family transcription factor, with the protein MRQQLSNFKADFFKALAHPLRISILDALRTGELTVNEISRQFGIEPANASQQLAVLRNKGIVAARKEGSSVYYSVSDQAIFKLLDAAREIFNNHLIGVRGMLEEIRLEQTQTPKRR; encoded by the coding sequence ATGAGACAACAACTCAGCAACTTCAAGGCGGATTTCTTTAAAGCGCTGGCCCACCCGCTGAGGATCTCGATTCTTGATGCGTTGCGGACGGGAGAGCTGACGGTAAACGAGATCAGCCGGCAATTTGGCATCGAACCCGCCAACGCCTCACAGCAACTTGCGGTCCTTCGCAATAAGGGCATCGTGGCGGCCCGTAAGGAGGGGTCGAGCGTCTACTATTCCGTGAGCGACCAGGCCATCTTTAAGCTGCTCGACGCGGCCAGGGAAATCTTTAACAACCACCTGATCGGCGTTCGCGGAATGCTTGAGGAGATACGACTCGAACAGACACAGACGCCCAAGCGCCGCTAG